One Solanum pennellii chromosome 9, SPENNV200 DNA segment encodes these proteins:
- the LOC107029839 gene encoding pentatricopeptide repeat-containing protein At5g42450, mitochondrial, with protein sequence MIYSRFTRISFPYIRIQRSTFRCFNQIDTNAFQLFDEMPKRDVASATSLISRFAKLNQHKKAMSIFSRMFELNIRPNEFTFGVVIHSSVVLDDPNLGKQFHVVAMKLGLNSNVYVGSALLDLYVKLCSIEEGLFVFEDTHEPNVVSYTTLLCGYLKEQRFDEAMEIFRIIPERNVVTWNAMISGYSKKGCNEEAINLFIEMLRRGFIPDQSTFPSLLSAAANMAALGKGKSLHACAVKYLGEVGVFVGNSLVSFYAKCGSLEDCLCVFDRLTERNVVTWNALVCAHAQNGRGDVAIELFKRMEYMGIKPNSVTLLGLLLACSHVGLVDEAYSYFEQARTRDANLLKSEHYACMVDLLSRSGRFKQAEKFIHDLPFDPGIGFWKALLGGCQIHSNTKLGEYAAEKVLALEPGDVSSYVMLSNAHSAAGRWQSVSIVRNEMREKGLKTVPGCSWVEIKCKIHVFVTGDKRHTNKPEIYELLGYFLQHTMKSQETDFLQEF encoded by the coding sequence aTGATATATTCGCGTTTTACTCGAATATCATTTCCGTATATAAGAATCCAACGTTCAACTTTTAGATGCTTTAACCAAATTGATACAAATGCATTTCAGTTGTTCGATGAAATGCCTAAACGAGATGTAGCATCGGCTACATCTTTGATTAGCCGTTTTGCTAAACTGAATCAACACAAGAAAGCAATGAGTATCTTCTCAAGAATGTTTGAGCTGAATATTAGACCGAATGAGTTCACATTTGGTGTTGTAATTCACTCATCTGTTGTTCTTGATGATCCAAATTTAGGAAAGCAATTTCATGTTGTTGCAATGAAACTTGGTCTTAACTCGAATGTTTACGTGGGTAGTGCACTTTTGGATCTTTATGTAAAGCTATGCAGCATTGAAGAAGGTCTGTTTGTTTTTGAGGATACACATGAACCAAATGTGGTTTCGTATACAACTTTATTGTGTGGATATCTTAAAGAACAGAGGTTTGATGAAGCAATGGAGATTTTTCGGATAATTCCAGAGAGAAATGTTGTTACTTGGAATGCTATGATTAGTGGTTATAGCAAGAAAGGATGTAACGAAGAGGCTATTAATCTTTTTATTGAGATGTTGAGACGAGGTTTCATACCTGATCAATCTACGTTCCCTTCTTTGTTAAGTGCAGCTGCAAATATGGCAGCATTGGGTAAGGGAAAAAGTTTGCATGCTTGTGCTGTGAAGTATTTGGGTGAGGTTGGTGTGTTTGTTGGCAATTCACTTGTTAGCTTTTATGCAAAATGTGGGAGTTTAGAGGATTGTCTTTGCGTTTTTGATAGACTTACTGAAAGAAATGTTGTGACTTGGAATGCTTTAGTATGTGCTCATGCTCAAAATGGGAGAGGGGATGTAGCGATTGAATTGTTTAAGAGAATGGAGTATATGGGAATTAAGCCAAATAGTGTTACGCTTCTTGGTTTGTTACTGGCGTGTAGTCATGTTGGTCTTGTTGATGAGgcttattcatattttgaacaGGCAAGAACTCGGGATGCTAATCTGCTGAAATCTGAGCACTATGCATGTATGGTTGATCTGCTATCGCGTTCAGGGAGGTTTAAACAAGCTGAGAAATTCATTCATGATTTGCCTTTTGATCCAGGAATAGGATTTTGGAAGGCTTTGTTAGGAGGCTGCCAGATTCATTCAAACACGAAGCTAGGGGAATACGCTGCTGAAAAGGTATTGGCTTTAGAGCCTGGAGATGTTTCATCATATGTGATGCTTTCGAATGCACATTCTGCTGCTGGAAGATGGCAGAGTGTGTCCATCGTAAGGAATGAAATGAGGGAAAAAGGGTTGAAGACGGTCCCTGGATGTAGTTGGGTTGAAATCAAATGCAAAATTCATGTATTTGTTACTGGAGACAAGAGACATACCAACAAGCCTGAGATTTATGAACTTCTTGGGTACTTCCTCCAGCACACAATGAAGAGCCAAGAAACTgattttcttcaagaattttga
- the LOC107031585 gene encoding 60S ribosomal protein L23a, which yields MAPKADSTKKSDPKAQAVKAAKAVKSGSTFKKKSQKIRTKVTFHRPRTLKKDRSPKYPRVSAPGRNKLDQYAILKYPLTTESAMKKIEDNNTLVFIVDIKADKKKIKAAVKKMYDIQTKKINTLIRPDGTKKAYVRLTPDYDALDVANKIGII from the exons ATGGCTCCTAAAG CTGATTCGACCAAGAAGTCTGACCCTAAGGCTCAAGCCGTTAAGGCTGCCAAGGCTGTCAAGTCAGGATCAACCTTCAAGAAGAAGTCACAGAAGATCAGGACAAAGGTTACATTCCACCGTCCTAGGACTTTGAAGAAGGATAGAAGCCCCAAGTATCCTCGTGTTAGTGCACCTGGAAGGAACAAACTTGATCAATATGCTATTCTAAAGTATCCTCTCACCACCGAGTCTGCaatgaagaagattgaagacaACAACACCCTTGTTTTCATTGTGGACATCAAAGCTGATAAGAAGAAGATCAAGGCTGCTGTGAAGAAGATGTATGACATTCAGACTAAGAAAATCAATACCTTGATCAG GCCTGATGGAACTAAGAAGGCATATGTGAGGTTGACTCCAGACTATGACGCTTTGGATGTGGCCAACAAAATCGGGATCATCTAA
- the LOC107031622 gene encoding protein SLOW GREEN 1, chloroplastic, producing MATLNPFGSRTNSFQKKLHNHRPIYAKSISGLTFRTSPPPFYPSTIKACSFSSSSSQNSKIPKPLIPQTPNEQPHNLFSFVKPTLIATVTATTLLFARYFVFPKPALANQAFTPTAMETDVVRDAVSEEERERAIEEHLVNNPNDVEALRNLMEIRIKNKKILDAISIIDRLIELEPNENEWPLLKSHLYVNFGEIELAKVGFNEILKKDPFRVEAYHGLVMAASQDESIDELMQIEKKIEEGIKLCKKENKKTDLRDFKLLLAQIRVIEGKYEDALKVYQELVKEEPRDFRPYLCQGIIYTLMRKTKEAEKCFEKYRRLVPQGHPYARYFDENMIATKVFAQRAENERASSKS from the coding sequence ATGGCAACCTTAAACCCTTTTGGCTCTAGAACAAACTCATTTCAGAAAAAGCTTCATAATCATCGTCCAATTTATGCTAAATCCATTTCTGGTCTCACTTTCAGAACCTCACCTCCACCATTTTACCCTTCCACCATTAAAGcttgttctttttcttcatcttcttcacaaAATTCTAAAATCCCCAAACCCCTTATCCCTCAAACCCCTAATGAACAACCCCATAACCTATTTTCATTCGTTAAGCCAACACTCATCGCTACTGTAACTGCCACTACCCTTTTGTTCGCAAGATACTTTGTCTTCCCGAAACCTGCACTTGCTAACCAAGCTTTTACTCCGACGGCCATGGAAACTGATGTGGTGAGAGATGCAGTTTCAGAGGAGGAAAGGGAAAGAGCAATTGAAGAGCACCTGGTTAATAACCCGAATGATGTGGAAGCGTTAAGGAATTTGATGGAAATTCGgataaagaataagaaaatactGGATGCTATTAGCATTATTGATAGGTTAATTGAGCTCGAACCGAACGAGAACGAATGGCCCTTGTTGAAATCTCATTTGTATGTGAACTTTGGGGAGATTGAATTGGCCAAAGTTGGGTTCAATGAGATACTAAAGAAAGACCCTTTTCGCGTTGAGGCTTATCATGGACTGGTTATGGCAGCTTCACAAGATGAATCGATTGATGAATTGATGCAAATTGAGAAGAAGATTGAGGAGGGCATTAAATTGTGTAAGAAGGAGAATAAAAAGACTGACTTGAGGGATTTTAAGCTATTGCTTGCACAAATTCGGGTGATCGAAGGGAAATATGAAGATGCATTGAAGGTTTATCAGGAGTTAGTTAAAGAGGAGCCTAGGGATTTCAGGCCTTACTTGTGTCAAGGAATAATATACACATTAATGAGGAAAACTAAGGAGGCTGAGAAGTGTTTTGAGAAGTATCGGAGACTTGTACCGCAAGGGCATCCCTACGCTAGGTATTTCGATGAGAACATGATTGCAACGAAGGTTTTTGCACAGAGGGCAGAGAATGAGAGAGCTAGCTCGAAAAGCTGA
- the LOC107031742 gene encoding diaminopimelate epimerase, chloroplastic codes for MAIAAAITVPLTTPTRRSFSSLSANPNRLSSPFTLQSNKLKFAAIQCPTFRVSAVSSMNIEVPESSSSASFLDRKESDFVRFVKYHGLGNDFILVDNRDTTEPKVSPDQAVKLCDRNFGIGADGVIFAMPGVNGTDYTMRIFNSDGSEPEMCGNGIRCLAKFIAELENFHGKKSFTIHTGAGLIVPEIQDDGKVRVDMGEPILKAADVPTKLPPNRDQSVVKSSLDVDGSTWNVTCVSMGNPHCVTFGTAQSQDLQVDELNLADIGPKFEHHEMFPARTNTGPFKS; via the exons ATGGCTATAGCCGCCGCCATTACAGTGCCTCTCACAACCCCAACTCGCCGGtctttttcttccctttctgCTAATCCCAATCGATTATCTTCTCCGTTCACTTTACAATCGAACAAGCTCAAATTCGCGGCCATACAGTGCCCTACTTTCCGGGTTTCTGCGGTATCATCAATGAATATCGAAGTTCCGGAGAGTAGTTCTTCGGCTTCTTTCCTTGATCGTAAAGAAAGCGACTTTGTTCGCTTTGTCAAGTACCATGGCCTGGGCAACGACTTTATATTG GTTGACAATAGAGATACAACAGAACCTAAGGTCAGTCCTGATCAAGCTGTGAAACTGTGTGATAGAAACTTCGGTATTGGTGCGGATGGGGTAATATTTGCAATGCCGGGAGTCAATGGCACTGATTATACCATGAGAATCTTCAATTCAGACGGAAGTGAGCCAGAG ATGTGTGGTAATGGAATTCGATGCCTTGCCAAATTTATAGCTGAGCTTGAGAACTTCCATGGAAAGAAAAG TTTCACCATACATACAGGGGCTGGACTTATAGTTCCTGAAATCCAAGATGATGGAAAG GTTAGGGTTGACATGGGTGAGCCCATTCTAAAGGCAGCAGATGTGCCCACTAAACTACCCCCTAACAGAGATCAATCTGTCGTTAAATCAAGTCTAGATGTAGATGGAAGCACATGGAATGTAACCTGTGTTAGCATGGGGAATCCCCATTGTGTCACTTTTGGTACAGCACAGAGCCAG GACTTGCAAGTAGATGAACTAAACTTAGCAGACATTGGTCCAAAGTTTGAACATCATGAGATGTTTCCTGCTCGCACGAATACAGGTCCGTTTAAATCTTAG
- the LOC107030811 gene encoding uncharacterized protein LOC107030811, with translation MGDSSSQYIHMVQHLIEECIIFNMSQEECMDALSKHANIQPIITSTVWKELEKENKEFFEAYNKRMGEAKRSSSIHDELEMSRQRIHSMMLDSSSIKDSMDKQ, from the exons ATGGGTGATTCTTCTTCTCAATACATCCACATG GTGCAACACTTGATAGAAGAATGTATAATATTCAATATGAGCCAAGAAGAATGCATGGATGCACTATCCAAACATGCAAATATTCAGCCTATTATCACTTCCACAG tgTGGAAGGAATTggagaaagaaaacaaagagttcttTGAGGCATACAACAAGAGGATGGGAGAAGCAAAAAGATCATCATCTATACATGATGAATTGGAGATGTCAAGACAAAGAATCCATAGTATGATGTTGGATTCTTCCTCTATTAAAGATTCCATGGACAAACAATAG